One part of the Streptomyces lydicus genome encodes these proteins:
- a CDS encoding alpha/beta fold hydrolase, producing MTSWQLARTFRTTSGDEVRWAALGEERAGAPAVVLLHGTPFSSYVWRGVARALAARHRVFVWDMPGYGASEQRDGQDVSLGAQARVFRELLGHWELTGEAAPAVVAHDFGGCVALRAHLLHGARYARLALVDPVALAPWGSPTYRLLGAHPDVFGQLPSALHRALVREYLSSASRPGLRPEVLDRLAEPWCTEAGQPAFYRQIQQNDQRFTDEIEGRYGELGLPTLICWGAQDSWIPVAKGHELAARIPGAQLRLIEGAGHLVQEDAPAELTAALAEFLRADG from the coding sequence ATGACCTCATGGCAGCTGGCGCGCACGTTCCGCACCACCTCGGGCGACGAGGTGCGATGGGCCGCCCTCGGGGAGGAGCGCGCCGGGGCGCCGGCCGTGGTGCTGCTGCACGGGACGCCGTTCTCCTCGTACGTGTGGCGGGGCGTCGCCCGCGCCCTGGCCGCGCGGCACCGGGTGTTCGTCTGGGACATGCCGGGCTACGGCGCCTCGGAGCAGCGGGACGGACAGGACGTCTCACTCGGCGCGCAGGCCCGGGTGTTCCGGGAGCTGCTCGGGCACTGGGAACTGACCGGCGAGGCGGCTCCGGCCGTCGTGGCGCACGACTTCGGCGGCTGCGTGGCGCTGCGCGCCCATCTGCTGCACGGCGCGCGCTACGCGCGCCTGGCGCTGGTCGACCCGGTGGCGCTGGCGCCCTGGGGCTCGCCCACGTACCGGCTGCTGGGCGCGCACCCCGACGTCTTCGGACAGCTGCCGTCCGCGCTCCACCGGGCGCTGGTGCGCGAGTACCTCTCCTCCGCGAGCCGGCCTGGGCTGCGTCCGGAGGTGCTCGACCGGCTGGCCGAGCCCTGGTGCACCGAGGCGGGGCAGCCGGCGTTCTACCGGCAGATCCAGCAGAACGACCAGCGGTTCACGGACGAGATCGAGGGGCGCTACGGCGAGCTCGGACTGCCGACGCTGATCTGCTGGGGCGCACAGGACAGCTGGATCCCGGTGGCGAAGGGACACGAGCTGGCCGCCCGGATTCCCGGCGCACAGCTGCGGCTGATCGAGGGCGCCGGGCATCTCGTGCAGGAGGACGCGCCCGCGGAACTCACCGCGGCGCTGGCGGAGTTCCTGCGGGCGGACGGTTAG
- a CDS encoding thioesterase family protein, which translates to MALATLGNSEFDRDTAVTRSAPGVYDTHLSAGWTIIQAVNGGYLLAVMGRALADALPHPDPLSVSAHYLTASVPGPAVVRTEVVRSGRTMSTGTARLIQFAEDGTEVERLRVLATYGDLDALPDDVRTTAKPPAIPPYEHCLGADSAPGGRPAIPGSTAIADRLALRLDPATAGWAVGAPSGKGEMRAWFGLADGRDPDPLSLLLTVDALPPTAFDIGLSGWVPTVELTVHVRHRPAPGPLRVAITTRNLAGGFLEEDAEVWDSQDRLVAQSRQLARALLEG; encoded by the coding sequence ATGGCTCTGGCGACCCTTGGCAACAGTGAGTTCGACCGCGACACGGCGGTCACCCGCAGCGCCCCCGGCGTCTACGACACCCACCTGTCCGCGGGCTGGACGATCATCCAGGCGGTCAACGGCGGCTACCTCCTCGCGGTGATGGGCCGCGCCCTGGCCGACGCCCTCCCGCACCCCGACCCGCTCTCGGTGAGCGCGCACTACCTCACCGCCTCCGTACCGGGTCCCGCGGTCGTCCGCACCGAAGTGGTCCGCAGCGGCCGCACGATGTCCACCGGCACCGCCCGCCTCATCCAGTTCGCCGAGGACGGCACGGAGGTCGAACGGCTCCGGGTGCTCGCCACCTACGGTGACCTCGACGCGCTGCCCGACGACGTCCGCACCACCGCCAAGCCGCCCGCCATCCCCCCGTACGAGCACTGCCTGGGCGCCGACTCCGCCCCCGGCGGGCGCCCCGCCATCCCCGGCAGCACCGCCATCGCCGACCGGCTCGCGCTCCGCCTGGACCCGGCGACCGCCGGCTGGGCCGTCGGCGCCCCGTCCGGCAAGGGCGAGATGCGCGCGTGGTTCGGCCTCGCCGACGGCCGCGACCCCGACCCGCTCTCGCTGCTGCTGACCGTCGACGCGCTGCCGCCCACCGCCTTCGACATCGGCCTGTCCGGCTGGGTCCCCACCGTCGAACTGACCGTCCACGTCCGCCACCGCCCGGCACCCGGACCGCTGCGCGTCGCCATCACCACCCGCAACCTGGCGGGCGGTTTCCTGGAGGAGGACGCGGAGGTCTGGGACAGCCAGGACCGACTCGTCGCCCAGTCGCGCCAGTTGGCCCGGGCACTGCTGGAAGGGTGA
- a CDS encoding M1 family metallopeptidase has protein sequence MALSRSVRRTSRWLALATAVASAATLAAAPVASAAPAPTPGAPGAGDPYFPELGNGGFDALHYDLGVSYQPDSGRLDGRTTLTARATQNLSGFDLDLQKLTVDSVRVNGHRARFTRSGDEIAVRPGFPLHRGAKFTVTVAYHGVPKPLSGPIVFGSDYGWMKTKDGVFVACEPNAASTWFPSSDHPGDKATYDIRIDAPKGLTGVSNGRLISSGEARGRSYAHWRESRPMATYLATATIGKFDVRTGTTPGGVPIYVATDPTLPTGKVDVYGITAEATDYWSKVFGPYPFEETGAIVDDMPQAGFSLEVQSKPVYSAVRSESTIVHELAHQWFGDSVSVKQWKNIWLNEGFATYAQWLWAEHRGTATAHDAFRKTYDSIPAGDAFWQQKIADPQRDTMFSGAVYERGAMTLQALRERIGDKAFFKLLPAWTAAHRYGNAETSQFIALAEKISGQKLGDLFTTWLNTSGRPALPGK, from the coding sequence ATGGCACTCTCCCGTTCCGTACGTCGTACCTCCCGCTGGCTCGCGCTGGCCACCGCGGTCGCGTCGGCCGCCACCCTCGCGGCCGCGCCGGTCGCGTCCGCCGCGCCCGCCCCGACTCCCGGCGCCCCGGGGGCCGGTGACCCGTACTTCCCCGAACTGGGCAACGGCGGCTTCGACGCCCTGCACTACGACCTCGGGGTCAGCTACCAGCCCGACAGCGGGCGGCTCGACGGCCGCACCACGCTCACCGCCCGAGCCACCCAGAACCTCTCCGGCTTCGACCTCGACCTCCAGAAGCTGACGGTCGACTCGGTCCGGGTGAACGGCCACCGCGCGCGCTTCACCAGATCCGGCGACGAGATAGCCGTGCGCCCCGGCTTCCCGCTGCACCGCGGGGCGAAGTTCACCGTCACCGTCGCCTACCACGGCGTCCCCAAGCCGCTGAGCGGGCCGATCGTCTTCGGCTCCGACTACGGCTGGATGAAGACCAAGGACGGCGTCTTCGTCGCCTGCGAGCCGAACGCCGCCTCGACGTGGTTCCCCTCCAGCGACCACCCCGGCGACAAGGCCACCTACGACATCCGCATCGACGCGCCCAAGGGCCTGACCGGGGTCTCCAACGGGCGCCTGATCAGCTCCGGGGAGGCGCGCGGCCGCTCGTACGCGCACTGGCGCGAGTCCCGTCCGATGGCGACCTATCTGGCCACCGCGACCATCGGGAAGTTCGACGTCCGCACGGGCACCACCCCCGGTGGGGTCCCGATCTACGTCGCCACCGACCCGACGCTGCCCACCGGCAAGGTCGACGTCTACGGCATCACCGCCGAGGCCACCGACTACTGGTCGAAGGTCTTCGGTCCCTACCCCTTCGAGGAGACCGGGGCGATCGTCGACGACATGCCGCAGGCCGGGTTCTCCCTGGAGGTGCAGTCCAAGCCCGTCTACTCGGCCGTGCGCAGCGAGAGCACCATCGTCCACGAGCTGGCCCACCAGTGGTTCGGCGACTCGGTCTCCGTCAAGCAGTGGAAGAACATCTGGCTGAACGAGGGGTTCGCCACCTACGCGCAGTGGCTGTGGGCCGAGCACCGCGGCACCGCCACCGCCCATGACGCGTTCCGCAAGACGTACGACTCGATCCCGGCGGGCGACGCCTTCTGGCAGCAGAAGATCGCCGATCCGCAGCGGGACACGATGTTCTCCGGCGCGGTCTACGAGCGCGGTGCGATGACGCTGCAGGCGCTGCGCGAGCGGATCGGCGACAAGGCGTTCTTCAAGCTGCTGCCGGCCTGGACCGCCGCCCACCGCTACGGCAACGCGGAGACCTCGCAGTTCATCGCGCTCGCCGAGAAGATCTCCGGGCAGAAGCTGGGCGATCTCTTCACGACCTGGCTGAACACCTCGGGCCGGCCCGCGCTGCCGGGGAAGTAA
- a CDS encoding trimeric intracellular cation channel family protein yields MLHVLYLFGVAAFAASGVLAAYRANMDPFGGLVLAFAASISGGTLRDLILDRRPLYWTHDWVLLTVIICVGVGTMIYLRFWQLPHKSLLVVDAVGLSVVTVIGARAAIEAGATPLAVIILAVLTGVAGEVIRDVLCGEFPPLLLREDVYAIAALAGGCCYLLLHHLGVGPTPAAVVSAGVVFALRMGAVYLGLHLPRPQHLRPRPGRGGTG; encoded by the coding sequence ATGCTTCACGTGCTCTACCTGTTCGGCGTCGCGGCCTTCGCGGCGAGCGGGGTGCTCGCCGCCTACCGCGCCAACATGGACCCCTTCGGCGGTCTGGTGCTCGCGTTCGCCGCGTCCATCTCCGGCGGCACGCTGCGCGATCTCATCCTCGACCGCCGGCCGCTGTACTGGACGCACGACTGGGTGCTGCTGACCGTGATCATCTGCGTCGGCGTGGGCACCATGATCTATCTGCGGTTCTGGCAACTGCCGCACAAGTCGCTGCTGGTGGTCGACGCGGTCGGCCTGTCCGTCGTGACGGTGATCGGCGCCCGCGCCGCCATCGAGGCGGGCGCCACCCCGCTCGCCGTGATCATCCTGGCGGTGCTGACCGGGGTCGCCGGCGAGGTGATCCGCGACGTGCTGTGCGGGGAGTTCCCGCCGCTGCTGCTGCGCGAGGACGTCTACGCCATCGCCGCGCTGGCCGGCGGCTGCTGCTACCTGCTGCTGCACCACCTCGGCGTGGGCCCCACCCCCGCCGCGGTCGTGTCGGCGGGAGTGGTCTTCGCCCTCCGCATGGGCGCGGTCTATCTGGGCCTCCATCTGCCGCGCCCCCAGCACCTGCGCCCCCGTCCGGGCCGCGGCGGCACCGGCTGA